Proteins encoded together in one Struthio camelus isolate bStrCam1 chromosome 19, bStrCam1.hap1, whole genome shotgun sequence window:
- the UBALD2 gene encoding UBA-like domain-containing protein 2 — MSVNMEELRHQVMINQFVLAAGCAADQAKQLLQAAHWQFETALSAFFQETNIPNSHHHHQMMCTPSNTPATPPNFPDALAMFSKLRTSENLQSSNSPITSMACSPPGSFSPFWASSPPSHQPAWLPPSSPTAHGLHHHLHHPAPAWPPGPQPAAPPQKAVATMDGQR; from the exons atgtcgGTGAACATGGAGGAGCTGCGGCACCAGGTCATGATCAACCAGTTCGTGCTGGCGGCCGGCTGCGCCGCCGACCAGGccaagcagctcctgcaggcggCCCACTGGCAGTTCGAG ACTGCTTTGAGTGCGTTTTTTCAAGAAACCAACATTcccaacagccaccaccaccatcagATG ATGTGCACCCCCAGCAACACCCCGGCCACTCCGCCCAACTTCCCGGACGCGCTCGCCATGTTCTCCAAGCTGCGGACCTCCGAAAACCTCCAGAGCAGCAACAGCCCCATCACCTCCATGGCCTGCTCGCCGCCGGGCAGCTTCAGCCCCTTCTGGGCCTCGTCGCCCCCCAGCCACCAGCCCGCCTGGCTGCCGCCCTCGTCGCCCACGGCCCACGGCCTCCACCACCACCTGCACCACCCGGCGCCCgcctggcccccggggccgcagcccgccgcccccccgcagaAAGCCGTGGCCACAATGGACGGGCAGAGATAA
- the RNF157 gene encoding E3 ubiquitin ligase RNF157 isoform X4 yields MGALTSRQNAGVEEVDIPANSVYRYPPKSGSYFANHFIMGGEKFDSTHPEGYLFGENSDLNFLGNRPVVFPYAAPPPQEPVKTLRSLINIRKDTLRLVRCSEEVKTPGEEVSKAKVRYNVEFTFDTDARVAVTIYYQASEEFQNGVASYIPKDNSLQSETVHYKRGVCQQFCLPSHTVDPSEWAEEELGFDLDREVYPMVVHAVVDEGDEHIGHCHVLLATFEKHADGTFCVKPLKQKQVVDGVSYLLQEIYGIENKYNTQDSKVAEDEVSDNSAECVVCLSDVRDTLILPCRHLCLCNTCADTLRYQANNCPICRLPFRALLQIRAMRKKLGPLSPTSFNPIIASQTSDSEEHSSSENIPPGYEVVSLLEALNGPLTPSPAALPLRVLGDGHGAGTLPSYGSESHLPPLRALSPLERLSDCGSQGLKLKKSLSKSISQTSSILAEEDDEKSCSESEIRVVPRKSPARHEEECGATPESENLTLSSSGAIDQSSCTGTPLSSTISSPEDPVSSSLAQSVMSMASSQSQHSQISTDTVSSMSGSYIAPGTEEEGDVLPSPVVASAMASEGESTPVESPDINFVSISAEERDAEGNAVLEDEDSSPTLEDGQRTGAFLGLRCDNNNDVAIAHVKALDNKLCSEACLPAAVPESCPVNIDD; encoded by the exons ATGGGGGCGCTGACCAGCCGGCAAAACGCAGGCGTGGAGGAAGTGGATATCCCCGCGAATTCCGTCTACAGATACCCCCCGAAATCCG GGAGCTATTTTGCCAACCACTTCATCATGGGAGGCGAGAAGTTCGACTCGACGCACCCCGAGGGGTACCTCTTTGGCGAGAACAGCGACCTCAACTTCCTGGGCAACCGGCCCGTCGTG TTCCCTTACGCTGCTCCACCTCCTCAGGAGCCCGTGAAGACCCTCAGGAGCTTAATCAACATCCGCAAAGACACCCTGCGCCTCGTTAG GTGTTCGGAGGAGGTGAAGACCCCGGGGGAAGAGGTCAGCAAGGCGAAGGTGCGCTACAACGTGGAGTTCACCTTCGACACGGATGCCCGCGTGGCCGTAACCATCTACTACCAGGCGAGCGAGGAGTTCCAGAACGGGGTGGCGAG CTACATCCCCAAGGACAACAGCCTGCAGTCGGAGACGGTGCACTACAAGCGGGGGGTGTGCCAGCAGTTCTGCCTGCCCTCGCACACCGTGGACCCCTCGGAGTGGGCGGAGGAGGAG CTGGGCTTTGACCTGGACCGGGAGGTGTATCCCATGGTGGTGCATGCTGTGGTGGATGAAGGAGATG AGCATATTGGCCACTGTCACGTGCTGCTGGCGACCTTCGAGAAG CACGCCGACGGCACCTTCTGCGTGAAGCCCCTCAAGCAAAAACAAGTG GTGGACGGCGTGAGCTACCTCCTCCAGGAGATCTACGGCATAGAGAACAAATACAACACGCAGGACTCCAAG GTCGCCGAGGACGAGGTGAGCGACAACAGCGCCGAGTGCGTCGTCTGCCTCTCGGACGTCCGCGACACCCTTATCCTGCCCTGCCGCCACCTCTGCCTCTGCAACACGTGCGCGGACACCCTGCGGTACCAGGCCAACAACTGCCCCATCTGCCGACTGC CTTTCCGAGCCTTGCTTCAGATCCGAGCCATGAGGAAAAAACTGGGCCCCCTGTCTCCCACCAGCTTCAACCCCATCATTGCCTCGCAGACCTCCGACTCGGAGGAGCACTCG TCCTCGGAGAACATCCCCCCGGGCTACGAGGTGGTGTCCTTGCTGGAGGCCCTCAACGGGCCGCTGACGCCCTCGCCAGCCGCCCTGCCGCTCCGCGTCCTGGGGGACGGCCACGGCGCGGGGACGCTGCCCTCCTACGGCAGCGAGAGCCACCTGCCTCCCCTGCGGGCCCTCTCGCCCCTCGAGCGCCTCTCCgactgtggcagccaggggctcaagctgaagaagagcctgtccAA GTCCATCTCCCAGACCTCCTCCATCCTGGCCGAAGAGGATGATGAGAAGTCCTGCAGCGAGTCGGAGATCAGGGTTGTCCCGAGGAAATCGCCAGCTCGGCACGAGGAG GAGTGCGGCGCGACTCCAGAGAGCGAAAACCTCACCTTGTCGTCATCGGGAGCCATCGACCAGTCCTCGTGCACCGGCACCCCGCTCTCCTCCACCATCTCCTCTCCGGAAG aCCCCgtcagcagcagcctggctcagTCCGTCATGTCCATGGCCTCCTCCCAGAGCCAGCACTCGCAGATCAGCACCGACACCGTCTCCTCCATGTCCGGCTCCTACATCGCTCCCGGCACAGAGGAGGAGGGCGACGTGCTCCCGTCGCCGGTGGTGGCCAGCGCCATGGCCTCCGAAGGAGAG tCGACACCTGTGGAGTCCCCGGATATAAACTTCGTCAGCATCTCGGCCGAGGAGCGCGATGCCGAG GGCAACGCCGTGCTGGAGGACGAGGACTCCTCTCCCACGCTGGAAGACG
- the RNF157 gene encoding E3 ubiquitin ligase RNF157 isoform X3 — MGALTSRQNAGVEEVDIPANSVYRYPPKSGSYFANHFIMGGEKFDSTHPEGYLFGENSDLNFLGNRPVVFPYAAPPPQEPVKTLRSLINIRKDTLRLVRCSEEVKTPGEEVSKAKVRYNVEFTFDTDARVAVTIYYQASEEFQNGVASYIPKDNSLQSETVHYKRGVCQQFCLPSHTVDPSEWAEEELGFDLDREVYPMVVHAVVDEGDEHIGHCHVLLATFEKHADGTFCVKPLKQKQVVDGVSYLLQEIYGIENKYNTQDSKVAEDEVSDNSAECVVCLSDVRDTLILPCRHLCLCNTCADTLRYQANNCPICRLPFRALLQIRAMRKKLGPLSPTSFNPIIASQTSDSEEHSSSENIPPGYEVVSLLEALNGPLTPSPAALPLRVLGDGHGAGTLPSYGSESHLPPLRALSPLERLSDCGSQGLKLKKSLSKSISQTSSILAEEDDEKSCSESEIRVVPRKSPARHEEECGATPESENLTLSSSGAIDQSSCTGTPLSSTISSPEDPVSSSLAQSVMSMASSQSQHSQISTDTVSSMSGSYIAPGTEEEGDVLPSPVVASAMASEGESTPVESPDINFVSISAEERDAEGNAVLEDEDSSPTLEDVAAPSRRCHGCHIPADNTGGACCTAGAQGGHESCLGLLRTLDWLQTLDLALPW, encoded by the exons ATGGGGGCGCTGACCAGCCGGCAAAACGCAGGCGTGGAGGAAGTGGATATCCCCGCGAATTCCGTCTACAGATACCCCCCGAAATCCG GGAGCTATTTTGCCAACCACTTCATCATGGGAGGCGAGAAGTTCGACTCGACGCACCCCGAGGGGTACCTCTTTGGCGAGAACAGCGACCTCAACTTCCTGGGCAACCGGCCCGTCGTG TTCCCTTACGCTGCTCCACCTCCTCAGGAGCCCGTGAAGACCCTCAGGAGCTTAATCAACATCCGCAAAGACACCCTGCGCCTCGTTAG GTGTTCGGAGGAGGTGAAGACCCCGGGGGAAGAGGTCAGCAAGGCGAAGGTGCGCTACAACGTGGAGTTCACCTTCGACACGGATGCCCGCGTGGCCGTAACCATCTACTACCAGGCGAGCGAGGAGTTCCAGAACGGGGTGGCGAG CTACATCCCCAAGGACAACAGCCTGCAGTCGGAGACGGTGCACTACAAGCGGGGGGTGTGCCAGCAGTTCTGCCTGCCCTCGCACACCGTGGACCCCTCGGAGTGGGCGGAGGAGGAG CTGGGCTTTGACCTGGACCGGGAGGTGTATCCCATGGTGGTGCATGCTGTGGTGGATGAAGGAGATG AGCATATTGGCCACTGTCACGTGCTGCTGGCGACCTTCGAGAAG CACGCCGACGGCACCTTCTGCGTGAAGCCCCTCAAGCAAAAACAAGTG GTGGACGGCGTGAGCTACCTCCTCCAGGAGATCTACGGCATAGAGAACAAATACAACACGCAGGACTCCAAG GTCGCCGAGGACGAGGTGAGCGACAACAGCGCCGAGTGCGTCGTCTGCCTCTCGGACGTCCGCGACACCCTTATCCTGCCCTGCCGCCACCTCTGCCTCTGCAACACGTGCGCGGACACCCTGCGGTACCAGGCCAACAACTGCCCCATCTGCCGACTGC CTTTCCGAGCCTTGCTTCAGATCCGAGCCATGAGGAAAAAACTGGGCCCCCTGTCTCCCACCAGCTTCAACCCCATCATTGCCTCGCAGACCTCCGACTCGGAGGAGCACTCG TCCTCGGAGAACATCCCCCCGGGCTACGAGGTGGTGTCCTTGCTGGAGGCCCTCAACGGGCCGCTGACGCCCTCGCCAGCCGCCCTGCCGCTCCGCGTCCTGGGGGACGGCCACGGCGCGGGGACGCTGCCCTCCTACGGCAGCGAGAGCCACCTGCCTCCCCTGCGGGCCCTCTCGCCCCTCGAGCGCCTCTCCgactgtggcagccaggggctcaagctgaagaagagcctgtccAA GTCCATCTCCCAGACCTCCTCCATCCTGGCCGAAGAGGATGATGAGAAGTCCTGCAGCGAGTCGGAGATCAGGGTTGTCCCGAGGAAATCGCCAGCTCGGCACGAGGAG GAGTGCGGCGCGACTCCAGAGAGCGAAAACCTCACCTTGTCGTCATCGGGAGCCATCGACCAGTCCTCGTGCACCGGCACCCCGCTCTCCTCCACCATCTCCTCTCCGGAAG aCCCCgtcagcagcagcctggctcagTCCGTCATGTCCATGGCCTCCTCCCAGAGCCAGCACTCGCAGATCAGCACCGACACCGTCTCCTCCATGTCCGGCTCCTACATCGCTCCCGGCACAGAGGAGGAGGGCGACGTGCTCCCGTCGCCGGTGGTGGCCAGCGCCATGGCCTCCGAAGGAGAG tCGACACCTGTGGAGTCCCCGGATATAAACTTCGTCAGCATCTCGGCCGAGGAGCGCGATGCCGAG GGCAACGCCGTGCTGGAGGACGAGGACTCCTCTCCCACGCTGGAAGACG
- the RNF157 gene encoding E3 ubiquitin ligase RNF157 isoform X5, giving the protein MGALTSRQNAGVEEVDIPANSVYRYPPKSGSYFANHFIMGGEKFDSTHPEGYLFGENSDLNFLGNRPVVFPYAAPPPQEPVKTLRSLINIRKDTLRLVRCSEEVKTPGEEVSKAKVRYNVEFTFDTDARVAVTIYYQASEEFQNGVASYIPKDNSLQSETVHYKRGVCQQFCLPSHTVDPSEWAEEELGFDLDREVYPMVVHAVVDEGDEHIGHCHVLLATFEKHADGTFCVKPLKQKQVVDGVSYLLQEIYGIENKYNTQDSKVAEDEVSDNSAECVVCLSDVRDTLILPCRHLCLCNTCADTLRYQANNCPICRLPFRALLQIRAMRKKLGPLSPTSFNPIIASQTSDSEEHSSSENIPPGYEVVSLLEALNGPLTPSPAALPLRVLGDGHGAGTLPSYGSESHLPPLRALSPLERLSDCGSQGLKLKKSLSKSISQTSSILAEEDDEKSCSESEIRVVPRKSPARHEEECGATPESENLTLSSSGAIDQSSCTGTPLSSTISSPEDPVSSSLAQSVMSMASSQSQHSQISTDTVSSMSGSYIAPGTEEEGDVLPSPVVASAMASEGESTPVESPDINFVSISAEERDAEGNAVLEDEDSSPTLEDAAVPESCPVNIDD; this is encoded by the exons ATGGGGGCGCTGACCAGCCGGCAAAACGCAGGCGTGGAGGAAGTGGATATCCCCGCGAATTCCGTCTACAGATACCCCCCGAAATCCG GGAGCTATTTTGCCAACCACTTCATCATGGGAGGCGAGAAGTTCGACTCGACGCACCCCGAGGGGTACCTCTTTGGCGAGAACAGCGACCTCAACTTCCTGGGCAACCGGCCCGTCGTG TTCCCTTACGCTGCTCCACCTCCTCAGGAGCCCGTGAAGACCCTCAGGAGCTTAATCAACATCCGCAAAGACACCCTGCGCCTCGTTAG GTGTTCGGAGGAGGTGAAGACCCCGGGGGAAGAGGTCAGCAAGGCGAAGGTGCGCTACAACGTGGAGTTCACCTTCGACACGGATGCCCGCGTGGCCGTAACCATCTACTACCAGGCGAGCGAGGAGTTCCAGAACGGGGTGGCGAG CTACATCCCCAAGGACAACAGCCTGCAGTCGGAGACGGTGCACTACAAGCGGGGGGTGTGCCAGCAGTTCTGCCTGCCCTCGCACACCGTGGACCCCTCGGAGTGGGCGGAGGAGGAG CTGGGCTTTGACCTGGACCGGGAGGTGTATCCCATGGTGGTGCATGCTGTGGTGGATGAAGGAGATG AGCATATTGGCCACTGTCACGTGCTGCTGGCGACCTTCGAGAAG CACGCCGACGGCACCTTCTGCGTGAAGCCCCTCAAGCAAAAACAAGTG GTGGACGGCGTGAGCTACCTCCTCCAGGAGATCTACGGCATAGAGAACAAATACAACACGCAGGACTCCAAG GTCGCCGAGGACGAGGTGAGCGACAACAGCGCCGAGTGCGTCGTCTGCCTCTCGGACGTCCGCGACACCCTTATCCTGCCCTGCCGCCACCTCTGCCTCTGCAACACGTGCGCGGACACCCTGCGGTACCAGGCCAACAACTGCCCCATCTGCCGACTGC CTTTCCGAGCCTTGCTTCAGATCCGAGCCATGAGGAAAAAACTGGGCCCCCTGTCTCCCACCAGCTTCAACCCCATCATTGCCTCGCAGACCTCCGACTCGGAGGAGCACTCG TCCTCGGAGAACATCCCCCCGGGCTACGAGGTGGTGTCCTTGCTGGAGGCCCTCAACGGGCCGCTGACGCCCTCGCCAGCCGCCCTGCCGCTCCGCGTCCTGGGGGACGGCCACGGCGCGGGGACGCTGCCCTCCTACGGCAGCGAGAGCCACCTGCCTCCCCTGCGGGCCCTCTCGCCCCTCGAGCGCCTCTCCgactgtggcagccaggggctcaagctgaagaagagcctgtccAA GTCCATCTCCCAGACCTCCTCCATCCTGGCCGAAGAGGATGATGAGAAGTCCTGCAGCGAGTCGGAGATCAGGGTTGTCCCGAGGAAATCGCCAGCTCGGCACGAGGAG GAGTGCGGCGCGACTCCAGAGAGCGAAAACCTCACCTTGTCGTCATCGGGAGCCATCGACCAGTCCTCGTGCACCGGCACCCCGCTCTCCTCCACCATCTCCTCTCCGGAAG aCCCCgtcagcagcagcctggctcagTCCGTCATGTCCATGGCCTCCTCCCAGAGCCAGCACTCGCAGATCAGCACCGACACCGTCTCCTCCATGTCCGGCTCCTACATCGCTCCCGGCACAGAGGAGGAGGGCGACGTGCTCCCGTCGCCGGTGGTGGCCAGCGCCATGGCCTCCGAAGGAGAG tCGACACCTGTGGAGTCCCCGGATATAAACTTCGTCAGCATCTCGGCCGAGGAGCGCGATGCCGAG GGCAACGCCGTGCTGGAGGACGAGGACTCCTCTCCCACGCTGGAAGACG